In a single window of the Pyrococcus sp. NA2 genome:
- a CDS encoding peroxiredoxin — protein sequence MVVIGEKFPEVEVKTTHGVIKLPDHFTKQGKWFILFSHPADFTPVCTTEFYGMQKRLEEFRKLGVEPIGLSVDQVFAHIKWMEWIKENLGVEIEFPIIADDRGELADKLGMIPSGSTITARAVFVVDDKGIIRAIVYYPAEVGRDWDEILRLVKALKISTEKGVALPHKWPNNELIGDKVIIPPASTVEEKKQREEAKARGEIECYDWWFCYKKLE from the coding sequence ATGGTAGTGATAGGAGAAAAGTTCCCAGAAGTTGAGGTAAAGACAACCCACGGAGTAATTAAGTTGCCGGACCACTTTACAAAGCAAGGAAAGTGGTTCATCCTCTTCAGCCACCCGGCTGACTTCACACCAGTTTGTACGACTGAATTCTATGGAATGCAAAAGAGGCTTGAGGAGTTCAGGAAGCTGGGCGTTGAGCCCATAGGGCTAAGCGTTGATCAAGTATTTGCCCACATTAAGTGGATGGAGTGGATAAAGGAGAACCTCGGTGTCGAGATTGAGTTCCCAATTATAGCAGATGATAGGGGAGAGCTTGCTGATAAGCTTGGCATGATTCCAAGCGGTTCAACGATAACAGCTAGAGCGGTCTTCGTCGTTGATGACAAGGGTATTATAAGGGCCATCGTTTACTACCCAGCTGAAGTCGGTAGGGACTGGGATGAGATACTAAGGCTCGTAAAGGCCCTCAAGATAAGTACTGAGAAGGGAGTTGCACTTCCACACAAGTGGCCAAACAACGAGCTGATTGGTGACAAGGTAATAATCCCACCAGCTTCAACCGTTGAGGAGAAGAAGCAGAGGGAAGAGGCTAAGGCTAGAGGAGAAATTGAGTGCTACGACTGGTGGTTCTGCTACAAGAAGCTCGAGTGA
- a CDS encoding SufD family Fe-S cluster assembly protein has protein sequence MTIKLVKEYEALLKIYEREGLNKSLFDNRVAAIIISGDRIIGLNNIPGVKIEGKETENGVEAKVIIEDNVELPFPVHLCTGYLKSDGYQRTIFNIIIGKNSKVKFTSHCIFPYAKNFTHEAMSKITVGEGSTVIYEDEHIHGEGVKMISRTEVEVKSGGRYTGKFSLLKHRAREVKLETIVKLSNKAIAELTSKIKAVKDDIVEIREVLWLEGAYSRGEIKSTVVAFDNSKVNVMNEAYGVGDYAKGHIECHEIVKGKADVQTVPLLRVRNEKVELTHEASIGRINEFQLIQLMAKGLSEEEATDFIIKGLLRD, from the coding sequence ATGACAATAAAACTTGTGAAGGAGTATGAGGCACTTCTCAAAATTTACGAGCGTGAGGGGCTCAACAAATCGCTTTTTGATAATCGAGTTGCAGCTATAATAATCAGCGGAGACAGAATAATTGGCCTTAATAATATTCCTGGTGTTAAGATAGAAGGTAAGGAAACAGAAAATGGTGTTGAAGCAAAAGTTATAATTGAGGACAATGTTGAACTTCCCTTTCCAGTTCATCTTTGCACAGGTTATCTAAAAAGTGATGGCTACCAGAGAACCATCTTTAATATAATCATTGGAAAAAACTCAAAGGTAAAGTTTACTTCTCATTGCATCTTCCCCTATGCAAAAAACTTCACTCATGAAGCGATGTCAAAGATAACAGTAGGGGAGGGTTCTACCGTAATATATGAGGATGAGCATATACATGGTGAAGGTGTTAAGATGATAAGCAGAACTGAAGTAGAAGTTAAGAGTGGAGGTCGCTATACAGGTAAATTTTCCCTTCTCAAACATCGAGCAAGGGAAGTTAAGCTCGAGACGATAGTAAAACTTAGTAATAAGGCGATAGCAGAGTTAACATCAAAGATCAAGGCAGTGAAAGATGACATCGTTGAAATAAGGGAAGTACTCTGGCTTGAGGGAGCATATTCTCGTGGTGAAATCAAGAGCACAGTGGTGGCATTTGATAACTCGAAAGTAAACGTCATGAATGAAGCCTATGGAGTAGGGGATTATGCTAAAGGTCACATTGAATGTCATGAAATCGTGAAAGGAAAGGCAGATGTTCAGACGGTTCCCTTGTTGAGGGTAAGAAATGAAAAAGTTGAACTGACACATGAAGCATCCATAGGAAGGATAAACGAATTCCAACTAATCCAGCTGATGGCAAAGGGATTAAGTGAGGAAGAAGCAACAGACTTTATCATTAAAGGTCTCCTGAGGGATTAA
- a CDS encoding phosphoglycerate kinase has translation MFRLEEFNFHNKTVFLRVDLNSPMKDGKIISDARFRAVLPTIEFLVENGAKVVIGTHQGKPYSDDYSTTEEHARILSGLLNQHVEYVEDIFGKYARDKIRSMKPGEVIILENLRFSAEEVKNKPIEECEKTFFVRKLSEVIDYVVNDAFAAAHRSQPSLVGFARIKPMIMGFLMEKEIEALMKAYYSKEEPKVYVLGGAKVDDSLKVAENVLKKGRADIILTGGLVANVFTLAKGFDLGKKNIEFMKKKGLLEHVKHAEKILDEFYPYIRTPADFAVDYEGERVEVDLLSERRELLNNYQIMDIGSRTVEKYREIIMKAKVVVANGPMGVFEREEFAFGTVEVFKAIAESNAFSVLGGGHSIASIQKYGIEGISHVSTGGGAMLTFFAGEELPVIKALQISYEKFKEVVR, from the coding sequence ATGTTTAGGTTGGAGGAATTTAACTTTCACAATAAGACCGTTTTTCTAAGGGTTGATTTAAATTCACCAATGAAGGACGGTAAGATAATCAGTGATGCAAGATTCAGAGCTGTACTGCCAACTATAGAATTCCTAGTAGAAAATGGGGCCAAAGTCGTAATTGGAACACATCAAGGAAAGCCCTATAGTGATGACTATTCAACGACGGAAGAGCATGCAAGGATACTCTCAGGGCTTTTGAATCAGCACGTTGAATACGTTGAGGACATATTCGGTAAGTATGCAAGGGATAAGATCAGGAGCATGAAGCCCGGTGAAGTGATAATCTTGGAGAATCTGAGGTTTTCAGCCGAAGAAGTCAAAAATAAACCGATAGAGGAATGTGAAAAGACATTTTTTGTGAGAAAGCTTTCTGAGGTTATAGATTATGTTGTGAATGATGCATTTGCAGCCGCTCATAGAAGTCAACCGTCCTTGGTTGGCTTTGCAAGGATTAAACCAATGATAATGGGGTTTCTAATGGAAAAAGAGATAGAGGCTCTGATGAAGGCATACTACAGCAAGGAGGAGCCAAAGGTCTATGTCCTGGGAGGGGCAAAGGTTGATGATTCCTTAAAGGTTGCAGAGAACGTGCTCAAGAAGGGAAGGGCTGACATAATCTTAACGGGAGGATTGGTCGCAAACGTCTTCACCCTGGCAAAGGGCTTCGATTTAGGAAAGAAGAATATCGAGTTCATGAAGAAGAAGGGACTGCTTGAGCACGTGAAGCATGCTGAAAAGATATTAGACGAATTCTACCCATACATAAGAACCCCTGCCGACTTTGCTGTGGACTACGAGGGTGAAAGGGTTGAAGTTGATCTGCTGAGTGAAAGAAGGGAACTTCTAAATAACTACCAGATAATGGATATAGGGAGTAGAACGGTTGAGAAGTATAGGGAGATCATCATGAAGGCAAAGGTTGTAGTCGCCAATGGACCTATGGGGGTATTTGAGAGGGAGGAGTTTGCCTTTGGAACCGTGGAAGTGTTCAAAGCAATAGCCGAGAGCAATGCCTTCAGCGTCCTTGGTGGAGGCCATTCCATAGCGAGCATTCAAAAGTATGGAATCGAGGGGATAAGTCATGTTTCCACAGGTGGGGGAGCCATGCTAACTTTCTTTGCTGGCGAAGAGCTTCCAGTCATCAAGGCCCTTCAAATAAGCTATGAAAAGTTCAAGGAGGTGGTGAGGTGA
- a CDS encoding homoserine kinase: MKKRIYAPATIANFGPGFDVFGMAIEEPGDEVVVKESDSFEIEVEGHDVPRDDSNVAIVSAKALFRMVGEEGGVSIKLKKGIRPKSGLGSSGASSVAGALAAARVLGVDNDELIIMAALEGERAASGSPHGDNVVPSYYGGFNILESLKPLRVHRIDVELKVVVVLPEVEVPTREARKVVPEKVPLKDAVKNLAMASSLVLALKEGDIETVGRLLDDNLALPYRKRLMPWFDEVRKAGLEAGAYGVTISGSGPSLFAVGENLRDIGRAMKERFEELGIKAEFWVTKTGRGAKWY, encoded by the coding sequence GTGAAGAAGAGAATTTACGCACCAGCAACAATAGCGAACTTTGGGCCAGGATTTGACGTGTTTGGAATGGCCATTGAAGAGCCTGGAGATGAGGTCGTGGTTAAGGAGAGTGACAGCTTTGAGATAGAGGTTGAAGGCCATGACGTGCCCAGGGATGATAGCAACGTCGCGATAGTCTCAGCTAAAGCACTATTCAGAATGGTTGGTGAAGAGGGGGGAGTTAGTATAAAACTGAAGAAGGGAATAAGGCCAAAAAGCGGGCTTGGTAGCTCTGGAGCCTCTTCAGTTGCAGGAGCACTTGCGGCTGCGAGGGTGCTTGGAGTGGATAACGATGAGCTCATAATAATGGCGGCACTTGAAGGTGAGAGGGCTGCATCTGGAAGTCCTCACGGAGATAACGTTGTTCCCTCATATTATGGAGGTTTCAACATATTGGAGTCGCTTAAACCCCTGAGGGTTCATAGAATCGATGTTGAGCTGAAGGTCGTCGTTGTTCTTCCAGAAGTTGAAGTCCCTACAAGAGAAGCAAGAAAGGTCGTGCCGGAAAAGGTGCCATTGAAAGATGCAGTAAAGAATTTGGCGATGGCATCCAGTCTCGTTCTTGCTCTAAAAGAGGGAGACATAGAGACCGTTGGCAGATTACTTGACGACAACTTGGCCCTTCCGTATAGAAAGAGACTAATGCCGTGGTTTGACGAGGTTAGAAAGGCGGGGCTTGAAGCCGGGGCATATGGAGTCACGATCTCTGGATCTGGCCCAAGTTTATTTGCGGTGGGGGAGAACTTAAGAGACATTGGAAGAGCGATGAAGGAAAGGTTTGAGGAACTCGGGATAAAAGCTGAATTTTGGGTAACAAAAACGGGAAGGGGTGCAAAATGGTATTGA
- a CDS encoding aspartate kinase yields MIVLKFGGSSVKNDFNEAVSLTKSIFEEKEVAVVVSALKGVTDTLIKYAETFNTKYAIEVAESYVRFARANGIDPKILSPYLRELFNPPPIPREALKDHILSIGELLSATIFAEAVDGQVIYPWELFSAYGKFGDGFIDIKKSKRNAKIIREIIDTGKIPVVPGFIGGMDGYRITLGRGGSDYSAVALGVILNSELVAIMSDVEGIFTADPKLVPSARLIPYLSYEEALVAAKHGMKAIQWKAAELAKEERILMLFGKTNNWRMGTVISDRTSRMPLMTYKDGLLLINVEEELGYRIIDEGPFWRLYDVPRDEGMRIIRELHKVIFGDVLSMLQESRKHVGINRHKVRKGFEHMTFNQSFSRKFY; encoded by the coding sequence ATGATAGTGCTAAAATTTGGAGGGAGTTCAGTTAAGAATGACTTTAATGAGGCAGTATCGCTAACCAAATCCATATTCGAAGAGAAAGAAGTGGCTGTAGTTGTCTCTGCATTAAAGGGAGTTACGGATACGTTGATTAAGTATGCCGAGACGTTCAACACCAAGTATGCAATCGAAGTCGCCGAGAGCTATGTAAGATTTGCTAGGGCCAACGGAATTGATCCCAAGATACTCTCCCCCTATCTTCGAGAACTTTTCAATCCTCCTCCAATTCCTAGGGAGGCTCTTAAGGATCATATTCTCAGCATTGGAGAGCTTCTTTCAGCAACGATCTTTGCTGAGGCTGTTGATGGTCAAGTAATCTATCCCTGGGAGCTGTTTTCTGCTTATGGTAAGTTTGGTGACGGTTTCATAGATATAAAGAAGAGCAAGAGAAATGCGAAGATAATTCGCGAGATCATAGATACTGGAAAGATTCCAGTTGTTCCTGGATTCATAGGAGGTATGGATGGATACAGGATAACGCTGGGAAGGGGAGGAAGCGATTACTCTGCCGTGGCCCTTGGAGTTATATTAAACTCAGAGCTAGTTGCGATAATGAGTGATGTTGAGGGTATCTTTACTGCGGATCCAAAGCTAGTCCCAAGCGCCCGCCTAATACCATACCTATCCTACGAGGAAGCCTTAGTTGCGGCTAAGCATGGAATGAAGGCAATTCAATGGAAAGCTGCAGAGCTTGCAAAGGAAGAGAGGATTCTCATGCTATTTGGTAAAACGAACAATTGGAGGATGGGAACAGTAATTAGCGATAGAACATCGAGAATGCCACTGATGACTTACAAAGATGGGTTACTACTTATAAACGTCGAAGAGGAACTAGGGTATAGAATCATAGACGAAGGACCATTTTGGAGACTCTATGACGTTCCAAGGGACGAGGGGATGAGGATAATCAGAGAACTTCACAAGGTAATCTTTGGGGACGTGTTGTCAATGCTCCAGGAATCCAGGAAACATGTTGGGATAAATAGACATAAAGTTAGAAAAGGTTTTGAACATATGACATTTAACCAAAGCTTTAGCAGAAAATTTTATTAA
- a CDS encoding aspartate kinase: protein MVYKLSVVKFGGSSVRYAFEEALELVKYLSEKRPIVVVVSALKGVTDELIRFADGDKEALFRVERIHEEFLSFHGLDTKVNIDFRKYLPPRALKDEIVSLGERISAKIFAEGLELLGLKSKVVDPLEFLMAEGEFGDAYINIEKSRRRAGKLIRLIKSGVIPVIPGFYGNLNGFRATFGRGGSDYSATALARILNSRCVLIMSDVEGIFTADPKLVPSARLIPYLSYEEIKVAAKLGMKALHWKAVDPVAGDIPIIFGKTKDWKFGTIVLNARSNFPIIVHKVRGDFAEIFVVGKDIDLSGFEIEEKREGFVKVVVAKEDLLETIREIHREVVEREEENLRTSNNSELWARI from the coding sequence GTGGTTTACAAACTATCGGTTGTTAAATTTGGTGGTAGTTCTGTTAGATATGCTTTTGAGGAAGCTCTGGAACTTGTAAAGTACCTTTCCGAGAAAAGACCTATAGTGGTTGTCGTTTCTGCATTGAAAGGAGTTACAGACGAACTGATAAGATTTGCCGATGGTGATAAAGAGGCATTGTTCAGGGTAGAGAGAATACACGAGGAATTCTTGAGCTTCCATGGCCTGGACACTAAGGTGAACATAGACTTCAGGAAATATTTGCCTCCTAGAGCGTTAAAGGATGAGATAGTATCCCTTGGCGAAAGGATATCAGCAAAGATATTTGCCGAAGGTCTGGAACTCCTTGGACTAAAAAGCAAGGTTGTTGATCCTTTGGAATTCCTCATGGCGGAAGGTGAATTTGGAGATGCGTACATCAATATTGAAAAGAGCAGAAGGAGAGCCGGAAAACTAATAAGGCTAATAAAAAGCGGAGTAATTCCCGTCATTCCAGGGTTCTATGGTAATTTAAATGGTTTCAGGGCAACATTTGGGAGGGGAGGGAGTGATTACTCGGCCACGGCTTTAGCCAGGATCCTCAACTCCAGGTGCGTTCTGATAATGAGTGATGTTGAGGGTATCTTTACTGCGGATCCAAAGCTAGTCCCAAGCGCCCGCCTAATACCATACCTATCCTATGAAGAGATAAAGGTGGCGGCAAAGCTTGGAATGAAAGCCCTACACTGGAAGGCAGTTGACCCTGTGGCAGGGGACATCCCAATAATATTCGGAAAGACAAAGGACTGGAAGTTTGGGACAATCGTTCTAAATGCTAGAAGCAATTTCCCAATTATAGTCCATAAAGTAAGGGGAGATTTTGCCGAGATCTTCGTAGTCGGGAAGGATATTGATCTTTCGGGATTCGAAATTGAGGAGAAAAGAGAGGGTTTTGTCAAGGTAGTTGTTGCAAAGGAGGATCTTCTCGAAACGATTAGGGAGATTCACAGGGAGGTGGTAGAACGTGAAGAAGAGAATTTACGCACCAGCAACAATAGCGAACTTTGGGCCAGGATTTGA
- the asd gene encoding aspartate-semialdehyde dehydrogenase, with product MKRAAVLGATGLVGRTFVKLLEEHPWFKVEKLVASERSAGKKYGEIVEDSPEEFRDYYVISLEEFLENPGVDLVFNALPASISREVEEKLARDIPVFTNARAHRYDEDVPILVPEVNKEHLRLIEVQRKRRGWKGFIVTNPNCSTAILTLSLAPLRDFGIKKVRVATMQAISGAGFSGLSAYAIQDNVIPFISGEEWKIENESRKIMGELKGDKIELASFDVIAIATRVPVIHGHTEAVFVELENPDVKSIREAFENFDPLKDLKLPSYEKPIVYTEIPQPRLHRDRGKGLTVTVGRLERTSEGIKYVTLGHNLVRGAAGGSVLNAELAYKLGII from the coding sequence ATGAAGAGAGCTGCAGTCTTAGGTGCAACGGGTTTAGTAGGTAGAACATTTGTAAAGCTGTTGGAGGAGCATCCATGGTTCAAAGTCGAAAAATTGGTAGCGTCTGAAAGATCAGCTGGAAAGAAGTATGGAGAGATAGTTGAAGATTCCCCAGAGGAATTCAGGGATTATTATGTAATAAGCCTTGAGGAATTCCTGGAGAATCCAGGAGTTGATCTTGTTTTCAATGCCCTTCCAGCTTCGATATCAAGAGAAGTGGAGGAAAAGCTCGCAAGGGACATTCCAGTATTCACAAATGCTAGGGCCCATCGTTATGATGAGGATGTACCAATACTCGTTCCTGAGGTCAATAAAGAACATCTCAGACTAATAGAAGTCCAGAGAAAAAGAAGAGGATGGAAAGGCTTCATAGTCACCAATCCTAACTGTTCAACAGCCATACTAACCCTCTCGCTTGCACCTCTCAGGGATTTTGGAATCAAGAAGGTCAGAGTAGCAACAATGCAGGCGATAAGTGGAGCTGGATTCTCTGGACTTTCAGCGTATGCAATTCAAGACAACGTGATTCCATTCATAAGCGGAGAGGAATGGAAGATAGAAAATGAGAGCAGAAAGATCATGGGAGAGTTAAAGGGAGACAAAATTGAGCTTGCATCTTTCGATGTCATTGCAATAGCAACAAGAGTTCCAGTTATACATGGACACACTGAAGCGGTCTTCGTTGAGTTGGAGAATCCAGATGTCAAGAGCATAAGAGAAGCGTTTGAAAATTTTGATCCATTAAAAGATCTAAAATTGCCCTCCTACGAGAAACCCATAGTTTACACTGAAATTCCTCAGCCAAGATTGCATAGGGACAGAGGAAAAGGCTTGACCGTTACAGTTGGAAGGCTTGAGAGGACTAGCGAGGGAATAAAGTACGTGACCCTTGGGCATAACCTGGTGAGAGGAGCTGCGGGAGGTTCCGTGTTGAACGCGGAGCTGGCATATAAACTTGGCATAATCTAG
- a CDS encoding NifB/NifX family molybdenum-iron cluster-binding protein: protein MRLAIPAEDDRGLESKVSMHFGKARYFVFVDVDDNEIKGFEVIEVPFEEHEPGDLPNFVKEHGGDVVLAYGMGRKAISYFTELGIQVITGVYGSIKDVVRAFIDQVLEIDPKWREKIKKEHEM, encoded by the coding sequence ATGAGGCTCGCAATTCCAGCTGAGGATGATAGAGGATTGGAGAGTAAAGTAAGTATGCACTTTGGAAAGGCTAGGTACTTTGTTTTCGTGGACGTTGATGATAATGAAATAAAAGGTTTTGAGGTTATAGAAGTTCCCTTTGAAGAGCATGAACCTGGAGATCTACCAAATTTTGTAAAAGAACACGGGGGAGATGTTGTGCTTGCATATGGTATGGGTAGGAAAGCCATTAGTTACTTCACCGAGCTTGGAATTCAGGTAATAACGGGTGTATATGGATCCATTAAAGACGTTGTTAGAGCCTTTATAGATCAGGTTCTTGAAATTGATCCAAAGTGGAGAGAGAAAATAAAGAAAGAGCATGAGATGTGA
- a CDS encoding ATP-binding cassette domain-containing protein: MLCLRNVSYTRERVKILQEINMTFKEGISYSILGPNGAGKSTIARIIIGELKPTSGQVLLDGRDITNLTITERAKLGISMAWQEPAYYEGIRIKEYLILGGKLKIKEEEIRRALELVGLPYELYADRILDKTLSGGERKRIELASLLLLKPRYAILDEPDSGLDITARELIENILESFKKTGTTVILITHHEEIAEKTDFAYFVCAGRLIKKGFSWEVVEYYKKACERCFLMEGFS; this comes from the coding sequence ATGCTCTGTCTAAGGAACGTTAGTTACACAAGGGAGAGAGTGAAAATCCTCCAAGAAATAAATATGACATTTAAAGAGGGCATAAGTTACTCAATACTGGGCCCAAATGGAGCTGGCAAGTCCACCATAGCAAGAATTATCATTGGCGAGCTAAAGCCTACATCAGGGCAAGTTCTCCTCGATGGGAGGGATATAACTAACCTCACAATAACTGAAAGAGCAAAACTTGGAATAAGCATGGCATGGCAAGAACCAGCGTATTATGAAGGGATAAGAATTAAGGAATACCTGATCCTAGGTGGGAAACTGAAAATTAAAGAAGAAGAGATACGGAGGGCTCTTGAGTTAGTTGGTCTTCCCTATGAGCTCTACGCTGATAGAATTCTTGATAAAACACTCAGCGGTGGCGAAAGAAAGAGGATTGAGCTCGCTTCTTTGTTACTTCTCAAGCCAAGGTATGCAATTTTAGATGAGCCAGATTCTGGGTTAGATATAACAGCTCGTGAGCTCATTGAAAACATCTTAGAGTCGTTTAAAAAGACTGGAACAACAGTCATCTTAATCACACACCACGAAGAAATAGCGGAGAAAACAGACTTTGCTTACTTCGTTTGCGCTGGCAGGCTTATTAAGAAGGGCTTCTCATGGGAAGTTGTTGAATACTATAAAAAGGCCTGTGAGAGATGCTTCTTGATGGAGGGGTTTTCATGA
- a CDS encoding M48 family metallopeptidase: MMWKVLLVISIIIPPLMVFIEGRRIRRSEKQEMVIRLEKVYIVSIILCAVIFSVSGFLGFFDFVSKFVSPLDMLLLFLPVILSISISTLILVAFLEEERLKKPGTILTLILVFCFIVIVASVFIVIPELFPWKLRLPIYAILFLVVAEGTAVILRRIGKGKPLQNELRETIENLCRRINVEVEEIYVIQDEGLAALVTGAKGKTVFITEGLLENLDKDEILAVIAHELGHIKKKHLLKDYGVVILSIAPLSLLPFILESIHASSFVEIALIIASFAILILGMLYRYMRMTFQHEFEADEFAANLVGAEAMIRALEKISEREKIPRRTPKWFNILHRHPSIEERIDRLKSLLSSPPSHED; the protein is encoded by the coding sequence GGAGGAGAATTCGGAGAAGTGAGAAGCAAGAGATGGTAATCAGGCTTGAAAAAGTGTACATAGTCAGCATTATACTCTGTGCAGTCATATTTAGTGTCTCTGGATTCCTGGGATTTTTTGATTTTGTGAGTAAATTTGTGAGCCCTCTTGACATGCTTTTACTCTTCCTTCCAGTTATATTGTCGATTTCTATCTCAACCCTAATATTAGTGGCTTTCCTTGAAGAGGAAAGGTTAAAGAAGCCTGGAACAATTCTGACATTAATCTTGGTATTTTGCTTCATTGTCATAGTTGCGTCGGTCTTCATTGTAATTCCAGAGCTCTTTCCGTGGAAACTAAGGCTTCCAATTTACGCTATTCTTTTCCTGGTTGTCGCTGAAGGAACTGCAGTTATCCTCAGAAGGATTGGAAAGGGTAAACCACTTCAGAATGAGTTGAGGGAAACAATTGAAAACCTCTGCAGGCGTATTAATGTTGAAGTTGAGGAGATATACGTTATCCAAGATGAAGGACTTGCTGCACTCGTTACTGGAGCCAAGGGAAAAACGGTATTTATAACGGAGGGTTTGCTTGAAAACCTTGATAAAGATGAGATACTTGCAGTTATTGCTCACGAACTTGGGCATATTAAAAAGAAACATTTGCTTAAAGACTATGGAGTGGTTATCCTTTCAATTGCCCCACTATCCCTTCTACCTTTCATTCTTGAATCAATACATGCTTCTTCATTTGTCGAGATAGCCTTAATCATAGCATCTTTTGCAATTTTGATACTTGGCATGCTTTACAGATACATGAGGATGACCTTCCAACATGAATTTGAGGCAGATGAGTTCGCGGCAAATCTAGTTGGTGCTGAGGCAATGATAAGGGCACTTGAGAAGATAAGCGAAAGGGAAAAGATACCACGGAGAACTCCAAAGTGGTTTAATATCCTTCACAGACATCCCTCAATTGAAGAGAGAATTGACAGGCTTAAGAGTCTACTAAGCTCTCCACCTTCTCATGAAGATTAG
- the thrC gene encoding threonine synthase → MVLRCIRCGREYPEDEIRYRCECGGLLEVVIDLDKVDTKIFDGNNITLWKYESWLPVKKRVSLNEGGTPLYRLNNLEKILGVKELYAKNEGANPTGSFKDRGMTVGVSKALELGMKRVVCASTGNTSASLAAYAAKAGIGAYVLVPSGKIALGKLAQAIIYGAKVIPIKGNFDDALRVVIEASRELGIYMLNSINPFRLEGQKTIAYEIYDQLQKVPDNIVLPVGNAGNISAIWKGFKELHEAGVIDKLPRMIGIQAKGASPLAKAWKERREFRPEKNPETVATAIRIGNPANWEKAWRAVEESGGMFEVVSDEEILKAQRMLASKEGLFVEPASAASLAGLIKLLSEGKVNKDESFVLITTGHGLKDPDVVLRNFKLPEPIEPTLEAFRRVME, encoded by the coding sequence ATGGTATTGAGATGCATAAGATGTGGAAGGGAATATCCAGAGGATGAAATAAGGTACAGGTGTGAATGTGGAGGATTGCTGGAGGTTGTCATAGACCTTGATAAGGTAGATACAAAGATATTTGATGGAAATAACATTACGTTGTGGAAATACGAGAGCTGGCTACCTGTAAAGAAGAGGGTTTCTCTGAACGAGGGAGGAACTCCCCTATACAGGTTAAATAATCTGGAAAAGATCCTTGGGGTGAAGGAGCTATACGCCAAGAATGAGGGTGCAAATCCTACTGGTTCATTCAAGGATAGAGGAATGACTGTTGGAGTTTCAAAGGCACTTGAGCTTGGGATGAAGAGAGTTGTTTGTGCATCAACTGGAAACACCTCGGCATCTTTGGCAGCGTATGCGGCTAAGGCAGGGATAGGAGCATACGTCCTTGTGCCAAGCGGGAAGATAGCTCTAGGGAAACTTGCCCAAGCTATAATATATGGAGCGAAGGTAATTCCAATAAAGGGGAACTTCGACGATGCACTTCGCGTGGTAATTGAAGCAAGCAGGGAACTTGGGATATACATGCTGAATTCAATAAATCCATTCAGACTAGAGGGACAGAAAACAATAGCCTACGAAATCTATGATCAACTACAGAAGGTTCCCGACAATATAGTCCTGCCAGTTGGAAATGCCGGAAACATATCGGCAATATGGAAGGGATTCAAGGAACTGCATGAGGCTGGAGTTATAGATAAGTTGCCCAGAATGATAGGCATACAGGCTAAGGGGGCATCACCTCTAGCTAAAGCTTGGAAAGAGAGAAGAGAATTTAGGCCCGAAAAGAACCCAGAAACCGTTGCAACGGCAATAAGGATTGGAAATCCTGCAAACTGGGAGAAGGCATGGAGGGCAGTTGAAGAATCAGGCGGCATGTTTGAGGTTGTTAGTGATGAGGAGATATTAAAGGCTCAGAGAATGCTTGCTTCAAAGGAGGGTCTCTTCGTTGAACCTGCCTCTGCAGCTTCCCTTGCTGGGCTAATTAAGCTGTTAAGTGAGGGCAAGGTCAACAAGGATGAAAGCTTCGTTTTGATAACAACAGGTCATGGGCTTAAGGATCCTGATGTTGTTCTTAGGAATTTCAAGTTGCCCGAACCTATAGAACCGACACTAGAGGCATTTAGGAGGGTGATGGAATGA